GCGGGTTTAGAAAACTTGTGCACATAGAGGAAAGCTCCTGCAGTTGGTGTGGATAATTTGTAAGCCCAACAATTGCagtggattttcttttttaagatattttcCTGTGAATTTTTCAGGCTGTATTCCTAAAGCAGAAATCACACTTGTTCTTGTCCTGCCATCTCTGTCACACTTGTTAATCGGTCATATTTAGAAACAGCAATAATTGACAGACTAGTTGGCAAATAATTGAGAAGAAGTCAGGCCCAGGTCTGCTGCAAGAGTTTATAataaagaaattttaataaagcaAACAAAAGTGTAATAAATCTATTACAGTAGTTTATATTTCTGTAAGGCTTGTGCTTTGCTGAGCTGCAGGAGAGCTTAAAACGAAGTAGACCCTCTGTAATCTTGTGCTGCGGTATTGTGATGGACCGTGGACTTCAAATCCTCCATGTTCAAAATCTGGTTCTTCTCTTGCTCAGCCCAGTCATTGACAATATATTTATGGTAAGGGTCATCCGAGTGTTCCTGCCTCTTGGATTTCACCGTGCTCACCAGGATAGCCACGATGATGAAAGAAAATATTCCAATCATCACCATTAGGTACAGGATGACATAATCGAAGTTCTCTGCGTTGAGCGTCGCCTGCAGCTCCTCGTCTGCTCTCGTCACGTTGTTGCGCCATGCGTTCATGTAGTCGATGAAGGTGTTCTTAAAGGTTTCTTCCAG
This sequence is a window from Rhinatrema bivittatum chromosome 5, aRhiBiv1.1, whole genome shotgun sequence. Protein-coding genes within it:
- the KCNE2 gene encoding potassium voltage-gated channel subfamily E member 2, with the translated sequence MSRLQNFTKALEETFKNTFIDYMNAWRNNVTRADEELQATLNAENFDYVILYLMVMIGIFSFIIVAILVSTVKSKRQEHSDDPYHKYIVNDWAEQEKNQILNMEDLKSTVHHNTAAQDYRGSTSF